A single genomic interval of Camelina sativa cultivar DH55 chromosome 11, Cs, whole genome shotgun sequence harbors:
- the LOC104727984 gene encoding uncharacterized protein LOC104727984, which yields MENFSSVVEEPGYSDSLSPISEPPDIRNWFPSYVYESVPSCSSINDIENEVVVVKQWQISDHSESLPSEPPDVRNWFPSYVYESPLLDTSDGFELSLPGESVCIKETETGIERTDVCPRLFEQELVSSSTKADDLVSLQDTDFSQSLSFISEPPDVRNWFPSYEYQSPQLSLSDTHDELGFSSFEKDELIVDESDTEDRNGSGIFRKIKSKQKTVGLGRLNSNDYYKDTIATETAKEVSSDNAYSDQEMEKQFSVRLFNASEKEVKPKSSFEQEPLCCEPKEEAKINPEVSRYNQKRKSPSKNESSLHELRPNHIQETISMNSNRQKSSIEQESDDKENVHHGQSTEAGFVATKKARFKEARGHRSMMKPNTRVQVECSRSKELKNIAEEERKKKRRVLGEMSNHQFSSGAEEIAGKWRCPQKNKRNIVPPLKQLRLDAWIHKV from the exons ATGGAGAACTTTAGCTCAGTAGTG GAGGAACCTGGATACTCCGATTCATTATCTCCCATTTCCG AACCACCAGATATTAGGAACTGGTTTCCCAGTTATGTCTATGAATCGGTACCATCATGTTCTTCAATCAACGACATTGAAAACGAAGTCGTTGTGGTGAAACAG TGGCAGATTTCAGATCACTCTGAATCACTTCCTTCTG AACCTCCTGATGTCAGAAACTGGTTTCCGAGCTATGTCTATGAATCGCCATTGCTGGATACAAGTGATGGTTTTGAATTGTCTCTTCCTGGAGAAAGTGTATGTATTAAGGAGACCGAAACAGGTATTGAAAGAACCGATGTCTGTCCTAGGTTATTTGAGCAAGAACTTGTCTCTTCTTCTACAAAG GCTGATGACTTGGTCTCCTTACAGGATACAGATTTCTCTCAGTCCCTGTCTTTTATTTCGG AGCCTCCTGATGTCAGAAACTGGTTTCCAAGCTATGAGTATCAATCTCCTCAGCTTTCACTTTCAGACACTCATGATGAACTtggattttcttcttttgagaaAGATGAGTTAATCGTTGACGAGAGTGACACAGAGGACAGAAATGGTTCTGGTATTTTTCGAAAAATTAAGAGCAAGCAAAAGACTGTTGGTCTTGGCAGGTTAAATTCAAATGATTACTACAAGGATACCATTGCCACAGAGACG GCCAAGGAGGTCTCATCAGACAATGCTTATTCAGACCAAGAAATGGAAAAGCAGTTCTCAGTTAGATTGTTCAATGCCTCAGAGAAAGAAGTGAAACCAAAATCAAGCTTCGAGCAGGAACCGTTATGCTgtgaaccaaaagaagaagcaaagattaACCCCGAAGTTTCCCGGTACAACCAAAAACGTAAATCACCCTCGAAGAACGAATCTTCTTTACATGAGCTGAGACCTAATCATATCCAAGAAACCATTTCCATGAACTCCAACAGACAAAAGTCTTCAATAGAGCAAGAATCAGATGACAAGGAAAATGTTCATCATGGACAAAGCACTGAAGCTGGATTTGTGGCAACGAAAAAGGCAAGATTCAAAGAAGCACGAGGCCATCGTTCCATGATGAAACCAAATACAAGAGTTCAAGTGGAATGTTCTAGAAGTAAAGAGTTAAAGAATATCGCTGaggaggaaagaaagaagaagagaagagttttGGGAGAAATGTCGAATCACCAGTTCTCCTCTGGAGCAGAGGAGATCGCAGGAAAATGGCGTTGCCCGCAGAAGAACAAAAGGAACATAGTTCCACCGTTGAAGCAGCTTCGACTTGACGCATGGATACATAAAGTCTGA
- the LOC104723421 gene encoding probable enoyl-CoA hydratase 2, mitochondrial produces the protein MSFVKYLRRESLLQLAGKSYLSRNYMLQTCRTLIIQTAQPEFVKLNRLSGPDSGIIEVNLDRPVAKNAINNEMLKSLQNTFESIHQDSSARVVMIKSLVPGVFCAGADLKERRTMSPSEVHTYVNSLRYVFSFIEVLSIPTIAAIEGVALGGGLEMALACDLRICGENAVFGLPETGLAIIPGAGGTQRLSRLVGRSVSKELIFTGRKIDAREAATKGLVNLCVTAGEAHEKAIEMAQQINEKGPLAIKMAKKAINEGVETNIGSGLGVEEMCYQQLLYTQDRLEGLAAFAEKRKPLYTGK, from the exons ATGAGCTTCGTCAAGTATCTCCGCCGAGAAAGTTTGCTCCAATTAGCCGGAAAATCATATCTCAGCCGTAATTACATGCTTCAGACCTGCCGGACTCTTATAATCCAAACCGCTCAGCCTGAATTTGTCAAGCTTAATCGTCTCTCTGGTCCCGATTCCG GTATAATCGAAGTCAATCTAGACAGGCCTGTTGCCAAAAACGCCATTAATAACGAGATGCTGAAAAGTCTCCAGAACACATTTGAGTCTATACATCAAGATAGTTCAGCTAGGGTTGTCATGATCAAAAGTCTGGTTCCTGGAGTTTTCTGTGCTGGTGCAGATCTGAAG GAGCGTAGAACTATGAGTCCATCTGAGGTTCACACATATGTCAACTCGTTGCGCTACGTGTTCTCGTTCATAGAG GTACTGAGTATCCCAACTATTGCTGCAATAGAAGGGGTGGCACTGGGAGGTGGACTCGAAATGGCTCTAGCTTGTGATCTTCGAATCTGCG GCGAGAATGCAGTATTTGGCTTACCTGAAACAGGACTTGCTATAATCCCTGG AGCTGGTGGGACACAGAGGCTCTCGAGGCTGGTTGGGAGATCGGTATCAAAGGAACTTATATTCACAGGTCGAAAGATTGATGCAAGAGAAGCTGCAACTAAAG GGCTTGTGAACCTTTGTGTTACGGCAGGTGAGGCTCATGAGAAAGCAATTGAAATGGCACAGCAGATAAATGAAAAAGGTCCATTGGCTATAAAGATGGCGAAGAAAGCGATTAATGAAGGAGTAGAGACGAATATAGGTTCGGGTTTGGGGGTAGAAGAGATGTGTTATCAGCAGCTTCTTTATACTCAAGATCGTCTTGAAGGATTAGCTGCTTTTGCCGAGAAGCGCAAGCCTCTTTACACTGGCAAGTGA